One genomic window of Acidobacteriota bacterium includes the following:
- the tadA gene encoding Flp pilus assembly complex ATPase component TadA — protein sequence MIAAADQFSYTFAREKGLVCLPAREALTVAFREGADPKSLLEARRVLGRMFDIEVITREAYEQVLSDVFASAQSNLGEIGDSFSAGGDLASLVEEIPQSLDVLDSGDDAPVIRLLNGIVHDAVGRRASDIHIEPFDTSLSIRYRIDGDLVDVISLPRKLAAPVASRIKVMARLDIAERRLPQDGRISLNAGGRSFDVRVATLPTRFGERVVLRLLDARNVILSLDQLGMDPQTLERFEAALLQPNGVILVTGPVGSGKTTTLYATLSRLKTGRENIMTLEDPVEYGLAGISQTQMDHRVGLSFASALRSILRQDPNIVMVGEIRDAETADVAFEFASTGRLALSTLHTNSAAGAITRLRDMGVEPYLLSSTLRAVLAQRLVRRLCPVCKRRRCATEAEKSGLGLPLDRDLQVCEAVGCMSCAQSGFKGRLSIYELLVADSRIRQMIGDNAPEDAIAEAAFAGEHRLIENAHRYILAGETTPGEVIRVCRREDRDAGV from the coding sequence ATGATCGCCGCCGCAGACCAGTTCAGCTACACCTTCGCGCGCGAGAAAGGCCTCGTGTGCCTGCCGGCGCGTGAGGCGCTGACGGTCGCATTCCGGGAAGGCGCCGATCCGAAGTCTTTGCTGGAAGCACGCCGTGTCCTCGGGCGCATGTTCGACATCGAAGTCATCACGCGCGAGGCCTACGAACAGGTGCTGTCGGACGTCTTCGCCTCCGCCCAGTCCAATCTCGGCGAGATCGGAGATTCCTTCTCCGCCGGCGGCGACCTTGCCAGCCTCGTCGAGGAGATCCCGCAGTCGCTTGACGTGCTCGATTCCGGCGACGACGCCCCGGTCATCCGCCTGCTGAACGGTATTGTCCACGACGCCGTCGGCCGCCGCGCCTCGGATATCCATATCGAGCCCTTCGACACCTCCCTCTCGATCCGCTACCGGATCGACGGCGACCTGGTCGACGTCATCTCGCTGCCGCGCAAGCTCGCCGCGCCGGTCGCCAGCCGAATCAAGGTCATGGCCCGTCTCGACATTGCCGAGCGCCGCCTGCCGCAGGACGGACGCATCTCGCTGAACGCCGGCGGCCGCTCGTTCGACGTACGCGTTGCGACGCTGCCGACGCGTTTCGGCGAGCGCGTCGTGCTGCGTCTGCTTGATGCCCGCAATGTCATCCTCTCGCTCGACCAGCTTGGCATGGACCCGCAGACGCTGGAGCGCTTCGAAGCCGCGCTTCTGCAGCCGAACGGCGTGATCCTCGTCACCGGCCCCGTCGGCTCCGGCAAGACGACGACGCTCTATGCTACGCTCTCGCGCCTGAAGACGGGCCGGGAAAACATCATGACCCTCGAAGATCCTGTCGAGTATGGCCTCGCAGGCATCAGCCAGACCCAGATGGATCACCGCGTCGGCCTTTCCTTCGCCTCCGCCCTGCGCTCCATCCTGCGGCAGGACCCGAACATCGTCATGGTCGGCGAGATCCGTGACGCCGAAACCGCCGACGTCGCCTTCGAGTTTGCCTCCACCGGCCGCCTCGCGCTCTCGACCCTGCATACCAACAGCGCCGCCGGCGCCATCACGCGCCTGCGCGACATGGGCGTCGAGCCTTACCTGTTGTCGTCCACCCTTCGCGCCGTGCTGGCCCAACGTCTCGTTCGACGCCTGTGTCCGGTCTGCAAACGCCGCCGCTGCGCCACTGAAGCTGAAAAGTCCGGACTCGGACTGCCGCTCGACCGTGACCTTCAGGTCTGCGAAGCCGTCGGCTGCATGAGCTGCGCCCAGAGCGGCTTCAAGGGCCGCCTCAGCATCTACGAGCTTCTCGTAGCTGACAGCCGCATCCGCCAGATGATCGGCGATAACGCCCCGGAAGACGCCATTGCCGAGGCCGCCTTCGCCGGCGAGCACCGCCTGATCGAGAACGCCCACCGCTACATCCTTGCCGGCGAGACAACGCCCGGCGAAGTGATCCGCGTCTGCCGAAGGGAGGACCGCGATGCCGGCGTTTGA
- a CDS encoding TonB-dependent receptor, producing MLLTTALVSSPLSFAIAQEDPATNEAGADAATAPAPDDGERKLQAVVVRGEFIPEPQRQTSQVASFLSAEDLARTGDDNAALALTRLSGLSVVSGRFAYVRGLGDRYSSARLNGSPLPSPEPLRRTVPLDLFPASVLDGAQVQKTFSADYPGEFGGGVIDLKTLRAPADTFANLKAGIGYNTATTASEGLFVRGGDRDWTGYDDGLRDIPGPLQSILSSGTPLNSLPSDQVELIGESLVNSPLSVLQSGDLGPGSEFQIDAGKRYNFDQYELGLVGVAGYNQGWTTRDAVQQRVQGGLLGNDQRSFSSTLDVNTNALGSASLIWGDQLVQATGLYVHSTSKDAQVNTGFDFNQPGTGLVYNESSGWYERALTFGQLRGEHRFNDLEFNWRGSLAQSKRDAPYERSLNRLLDAQGVPRYSVANNYGIRFSELQDDVAGFGADVIYTVQYGDGQELKLSGGYDYSTTDRTYDFLALRFAGGNSLPDDVQVARPDYLFSPDNIDPARFQLIEIVSPNDSYKASLDVSAYYGQAEFDVTPYIQLTLGVRREEGDQYVQTYDRFGNLGAAAVNLNNDYTLPAVTGTWNFADDLQLRAAYSETIARPQFRELALSSYFDPETDRVYRGNSGLVDSQLKNYDARLEYYFGRNQFITLAAFYKEIERPIEEVQFSTSTFVFETTFINSPKAEIQGAEFEYRTRFAMPLKGAFFDDREWLFSVNYTFTDSEVSAAPGDTIFDPISRSVRDASVFAIDGSQLQGTPENIANVQFGWESSNDQLTLLLGWVDERILQRGLRQPGADLPDVIEDPGVQLDLVYKRDLSLLGRDLTLSLAGRNLLDEAHREYQNDAILGETEFNTYDRGVSLSASVTARF from the coding sequence ATGCTCCTGACCACGGCGCTCGTGAGCAGCCCGCTCTCCTTCGCCATCGCGCAGGAAGACCCCGCCACCAACGAAGCGGGCGCCGACGCGGCAACTGCTCCGGCCCCGGATGATGGCGAGCGCAAGCTCCAGGCCGTCGTCGTGCGCGGCGAGTTCATTCCCGAGCCGCAGCGCCAGACCTCCCAGGTCGCAAGCTTCCTTTCCGCCGAAGACCTCGCGCGCACCGGCGACGATAACGCGGCGCTCGCTCTGACGCGCCTGTCAGGCCTCAGCGTCGTGTCCGGCCGCTTCGCGTATGTGCGCGGCCTCGGCGACCGCTATTCGTCGGCGCGCCTGAACGGCTCGCCGCTGCCGAGCCCGGAGCCGCTGCGCCGTACGGTGCCGCTTGATCTCTTCCCCGCCAGCGTGCTCGACGGCGCGCAGGTGCAGAAGACCTTCTCGGCTGACTATCCCGGCGAATTCGGCGGCGGCGTGATCGACCTCAAGACGCTGCGAGCCCCGGCCGACACCTTCGCCAACCTGAAGGCGGGCATCGGCTACAATACCGCCACGACGGCGTCGGAAGGCCTCTTCGTACGCGGCGGCGACCGTGACTGGACCGGCTATGACGACGGCCTGCGCGACATCCCGGGCCCGCTGCAAAGCATCCTGTCGAGCGGTACCCCGCTGAACTCGCTGCCGTCTGACCAGGTGGAACTGATCGGCGAAAGCCTCGTCAACTCGCCGCTCTCGGTCCTGCAATCAGGCGATCTCGGCCCCGGCTCGGAGTTCCAGATCGATGCCGGCAAGCGCTACAATTTTGACCAGTACGAACTCGGTCTCGTCGGCGTCGCTGGCTACAACCAGGGTTGGACCACGCGCGACGCCGTTCAGCAGCGCGTGCAAGGCGGCCTGCTCGGTAACGACCAGCGCTCGTTCTCCTCGACGCTCGACGTGAACACCAACGCCCTCGGCTCGGCCTCGCTGATCTGGGGTGACCAACTCGTCCAGGCGACCGGCCTCTACGTCCATTCGACCTCGAAGGACGCGCAGGTCAATACAGGCTTCGACTTCAACCAGCCGGGCACCGGTCTCGTCTACAACGAGTCCTCGGGCTGGTACGAGCGTGCCTTGACCTTCGGCCAGCTGCGCGGCGAACACCGCTTCAACGACCTGGAGTTCAACTGGCGCGGCTCGCTCGCCCAGTCGAAGCGCGATGCACCGTATGAGCGTTCGCTGAACCGCCTGCTCGATGCGCAGGGCGTGCCGCGTTATTCGGTCGCCAACAATTACGGCATCCGCTTCTCTGAACTGCAGGACGACGTGGCCGGTTTCGGCGCCGACGTGATCTACACCGTCCAGTATGGCGACGGCCAGGAACTGAAGCTCTCGGGCGGCTACGACTACTCCACCACGGACCGGACGTATGACTTCCTCGCCCTTCGCTTCGCCGGCGGCAACTCGCTGCCCGACGATGTGCAGGTCGCCCGTCCGGACTACCTCTTCTCGCCGGACAATATCGATCCCGCCCGTTTCCAGCTGATCGAGATCGTCTCGCCGAACGACTCCTACAAGGCCTCGCTCGATGTGTCGGCCTATTACGGCCAGGCGGAGTTTGACGTCACGCCCTACATCCAGCTGACGCTCGGCGTGCGCCGGGAAGAGGGCGACCAGTACGTCCAGACCTATGACCGTTTCGGCAACCTCGGGGCCGCCGCCGTCAACCTGAACAACGACTACACGCTGCCGGCTGTGACCGGTACGTGGAACTTCGCGGATGACCTGCAGTTGCGCGCGGCCTATTCGGAAACGATCGCCCGCCCGCAATTCCGCGAACTTGCCTTGTCGAGCTATTTCGATCCGGAGACGGACCGTGTGTACCGCGGCAACAGCGGCCTCGTGGACAGCCAGCTGAAGAACTATGATGCGCGTCTCGAATACTATTTCGGCCGCAACCAGTTCATCACGCTCGCCGCCTTCTACAAGGAAATCGAACGCCCGATCGAGGAGGTCCAGTTCTCGACCTCGACCTTCGTGTTCGAGACGACCTTCATCAACTCGCCGAAAGCCGAGATCCAGGGCGCCGAGTTCGAGTACCGCACCCGGTTCGCGATGCCTCTGAAAGGCGCCTTCTTCGATGACCGCGAATGGCTGTTCTCGGTGAACTATACCTTCACCGACTCCGAGGTGAGCGCCGCGCCCGGCGACACGATCTTCGATCCGATCTCGCGCAGCGTACGAGATGCATCGGTGTTCGCCATCGACGGCTCTCAGCTGCAGGGCACGCCGGAAAACATCGCCAACGTTCAGTTTGGATGGGAAAGCAGCAACGACCAGCTGACGCTCCTCCTCGGCTGGGTCGACGAGCGCATCCTGCAGCGCGGCCTGCGCCAGCCGGGCGCCGACCTGCCGGACGTGATCGAGGATCCGGGCGTCCAGCTCGACCTCGTCTACAAGCGCGATCTTTCCCTGTTGGGCCGCGACCTGACGCTCAGCCTTGCAGGCCGCAACCTGCTCGACGAAGCGCACCGCGAATACCAGAACGATGCGATCCTCGGCGAAACCGAGTTCAACACCTATGACCGCGGCGTCAGCCTGTCGGCCAGTGTCACCGCCCGGTTCTAG
- a CDS encoding prepilin-type N-terminal cleavage/methylation domain-containing protein has translation MSAGFSLLEVLVALALSAMIAVAGGAVLHQTLLAGDAAEASAARSQSLASAYTLIRRDFTAAAASGPIGSESSAKSLEVERTPQGWRAAFVAGGFDNPGEAFARGDVQYIEYACEDGTFARSVWPSALPQTHEPALREELLSGLKACALKVAAGSELQDIPGVRTRLDARLIELQFDRGGRGVVSILVGARG, from the coding sequence ATGAGCGCGGGGTTCAGTCTCCTCGAAGTGCTCGTCGCGCTCGCCCTCTCGGCGATGATCGCGGTGGCCGGCGGCGCCGTGCTCCACCAGACCCTGCTCGCCGGCGACGCCGCCGAGGCGTCCGCCGCGCGCAGCCAGTCGCTCGCCTCCGCTTACACCCTGATCCGCCGCGACTTCACCGCCGCGGCCGCCTCCGGGCCCATCGGTAGCGAGAGCAGCGCCAAGTCACTTGAAGTCGAACGCACCCCGCAGGGCTGGCGCGCCGCCTTCGTCGCCGGCGGCTTTGACAACCCCGGCGAAGCCTTCGCCCGCGGCGATGTTCAGTACATCGAATACGCCTGCGAAGACGGCACCTTCGCGCGCTCTGTCTGGCCGTCCGCCCTTCCGCAGACGCACGAACCCGCCCTGCGCGAGGAACTCCTCTCCGGCCTCAAGGCTTGCGCCCTGAAGGTCGCCGCAGGCAGCGAGCTGCAAGACATCCCCGGCGTCCGCACGAGGCTTGATGCGAGGTTGATCGAATTGCAGTTCGACCGCGGCGGCCGCGGTGTCGTCTCCATCCTCGTAGGTGCGCGCGGATGA
- a CDS encoding helix-turn-helix transcriptional regulator, translating into MEQSRWLYDLEVRVIELEERTSRLLAAVKVRNEVEGRFVDAGLPEEVFVQIRSGGNPVRVVRKFRKITQKQLSQSCGLAETHISAIETGKGFGLRTALKLAAALQVPAGLIVAD; encoded by the coding sequence GTGGAACAGTCCAGATGGCTGTACGACCTGGAAGTGCGGGTCATCGAGCTCGAAGAGCGCACAAGCCGCCTGCTGGCGGCGGTGAAGGTCAGGAATGAAGTCGAAGGTCGTTTTGTCGATGCCGGTCTTCCCGAAGAAGTCTTCGTGCAGATCCGGTCGGGCGGCAATCCGGTCAGGGTGGTCCGCAAGTTCCGCAAGATCACTCAGAAGCAATTGTCGCAAAGTTGCGGGCTGGCGGAGACGCACATTTCCGCAATCGAGACCGGCAAGGGGTTTGGCCTGAGGACGGCGCTGAAACTGGCCGCCGCGCTGCAGGTGCCTGCAGGTTTGATCGTGGCGGATTGA
- the lipB gene encoding lipoyl(octanoyl) transferase LipB: MTNSPDIEWAVSETPVSYGAALAVMDARARAIREGTARELVWFLEHPPLYTAGTSAKPADLRDPGRFPVFDAGRGGQYTYHGPGQRVAYVMLDVAARGRDVRAFVADLEAWIIRALAAFNVDAGVREGRVGVWVDRTAPGGPLREDKIAAIGVRLRRWVSLHGISLNVEPELEHFTGITPCGIADERYGVTSLAGLGRVVTMAEADMALKAAFEEVFASRLVRVEAPEPAGVA; the protein is encoded by the coding sequence ATGACGAATTCCCCGGACATCGAGTGGGCGGTCTCCGAGACCCCTGTTTCCTATGGCGCGGCCCTGGCTGTGATGGACGCCCGGGCCCGGGCGATCCGTGAAGGTACAGCCCGGGAACTGGTCTGGTTCCTGGAGCATCCCCCGCTCTACACGGCGGGCACCTCGGCCAAACCGGCCGACTTGCGCGATCCCGGCCGTTTTCCCGTGTTCGATGCCGGGCGCGGCGGGCAGTACACCTATCACGGGCCCGGCCAGCGGGTGGCCTACGTGATGCTGGACGTGGCCGCGCGGGGCCGCGATGTGCGGGCCTTCGTGGCCGATCTGGAGGCCTGGATCATCCGGGCGCTGGCGGCGTTCAACGTGGACGCGGGCGTGCGTGAAGGCCGGGTCGGCGTATGGGTAGACCGCACTGCCCCCGGCGGCCCCCTGCGCGAGGACAAGATTGCCGCCATCGGCGTGCGTCTCCGGCGCTGGGTGAGCCTGCACGGCATTTCGCTCAACGTTGAGCCGGAGCTGGAGCATTTTACCGGCATCACGCCGTGCGGCATCGCCGACGAGCGCTACGGCGTAACCAGCCTCGCGGGCCTCGGGCGCGTCGTGACGATGGCCGAGGCCGACATGGCCCTCAAGGCGGCGTTCGAAGAGGTGTTCGCGAGCCGGCTGGTGCGCGTCGAGGCGCCCGAACCGGCAGGCGTAGCCTGA
- the gspD gene encoding type II secretion system secretin GspD translates to MSFARTFLAAGVIASVAAPACAEGAASHVMNFDDVELNTVIADVSSVTGYTFIVHPDARTKRITLMSAAPLTRDQVFDVFLSSLRVQGFTAVPAGASTYRIVPEESAIGDAGLRAYSANGFVTEVIPLAYADTNEAARLVKTVTDAQGQVVANPQSRTIVVVDYASNMKRVRELVAKIDRDPSVVETIALRNVPAREMAQILVSLAGGPSNDGTPSAFRAVASDSGNSVVLYGTPAAVSRAREVCAQLDQTDRQDTSLKVVVLNNSDAEDLVPILQQMADAMDARRGFGAATGDVPLTTIAQHKPTNSIVMSAPPETLAALERVIADLDRRRAQVLVEAIIVEMSDDTARELGLQFLLSGTGDSTIPFMSTNFSRSAPNLLALAGALVKDNPLGGSTSTTGGNLFTQAAISSLLGLEGLTIGAGGQDGNALFGAVLNAVERDGASRVLSKPFNMTLDHGKSSLLVGQEVPIATGEVLGDSNSNPFRTVDRKKIGIGLEVTPKIANDGTIRLDIRQEVSNIAGSVGVATTDLVFNTREIETSVIADDGEIIVLGGLTEQQEDRISDKVPVLGDIPVAGRLFRSEGKAMTRTNLMVFLRPTIVRDQAGADEVTRRSYRYIRAEELWDGAADAANSLDTFMTQVLGSPPPQ, encoded by the coding sequence ATGAGCTTCGCCAGGACTTTCCTCGCCGCCGGCGTGATCGCCTCCGTCGCCGCGCCGGCCTGCGCCGAAGGCGCGGCGTCGCATGTGATGAACTTCGACGATGTCGAACTCAACACCGTGATCGCCGACGTGTCGTCGGTCACCGGTTACACCTTCATTGTCCATCCCGACGCGCGCACCAAGCGCATCACGCTGATGTCGGCCGCGCCGCTGACGCGCGACCAGGTGTTCGACGTCTTCCTCTCCTCGCTGCGCGTGCAGGGCTTCACGGCGGTGCCGGCCGGCGCCTCGACCTATCGCATCGTGCCGGAAGAGAGCGCCATCGGGGACGCGGGCCTGCGCGCTTATTCCGCCAACGGATTTGTCACGGAAGTCATCCCGCTTGCCTATGCCGACACCAACGAGGCCGCGCGCCTCGTCAAGACCGTCACCGACGCGCAGGGGCAGGTAGTCGCCAACCCGCAGTCGCGCACGATCGTGGTCGTCGACTATGCGTCAAACATGAAGCGCGTGCGCGAGCTCGTCGCCAAGATCGACCGCGATCCCTCCGTCGTCGAGACGATTGCGCTGCGCAATGTGCCCGCGCGCGAGATGGCGCAGATCCTCGTCTCGCTTGCGGGCGGCCCGAGCAATGACGGCACGCCGTCTGCCTTCCGCGCGGTCGCCTCTGACTCCGGCAATTCGGTCGTCCTCTACGGCACCCCCGCTGCCGTCTCCCGCGCCCGCGAAGTCTGCGCCCAGCTGGACCAGACCGACCGTCAGGACACCTCCTTGAAGGTCGTCGTCCTCAACAATTCCGACGCCGAAGATCTCGTGCCGATCCTGCAGCAGATGGCTGATGCGATGGATGCCCGCCGCGGTTTCGGCGCCGCGACCGGCGACGTGCCGCTCACTACGATTGCCCAGCACAAGCCGACCAACTCCATCGTCATGAGCGCACCGCCGGAAACGCTCGCCGCCCTCGAACGCGTCATCGCCGATCTCGACCGCCGCCGCGCGCAGGTTCTTGTGGAGGCTATCATCGTCGAGATGTCGGACGACACCGCCCGCGAACTCGGCCTGCAATTCCTGCTCTCCGGCACCGGCGACTCGACGATCCCGTTCATGTCGACGAACTTCTCGCGCTCGGCGCCGAACCTGCTCGCACTGGCGGGCGCGCTCGTGAAAGACAATCCGCTCGGCGGCAGCACCTCGACAACCGGCGGCAACCTCTTCACCCAAGCGGCGATCTCCTCGCTGCTCGGTCTCGAAGGCCTCACCATCGGGGCAGGCGGGCAGGACGGCAATGCCCTTTTCGGCGCGGTGCTCAATGCGGTGGAGCGCGACGGCGCCTCCCGTGTCCTGTCGAAGCCGTTCAACATGACGCTCGACCACGGCAAGTCCTCTCTGCTCGTCGGCCAGGAAGTCCCGATCGCCACGGGCGAAGTCCTCGGCGACAGCAACTCCAATCCGTTCCGCACGGTTGACCGCAAGAAGATCGGCATCGGCCTGGAAGTCACGCCGAAGATCGCCAATGACGGCACCATCCGGCTCGATATCCGTCAGGAGGTCTCGAACATCGCTGGCTCCGTCGGCGTCGCCACGACAGACCTCGTCTTCAATACACGCGAGATCGAAACCAGCGTGATCGCCGATGACGGCGAGATCATCGTCCTCGGCGGCCTCACCGAGCAACAGGAAGACCGCATCAGCGACAAGGTCCCGGTGCTCGGCGACATCCCCGTCGCCGGCCGCCTGTTCCGCTCCGAAGGCAAGGCGATGACGCGCACCAACCTGATGGTGTTCCTGCGGCCAACCATAGTGCGCGACCAGGCCGGCGCTGACGAAGTCACGCGCCGCTCCTACCGCTACATCCGCGCCGAGGAACTCTGGGACGGCGCGGCCGATGCTGCCAACTCGCTCGACACTTTCATGACGCAAGTTCTCGGAAGCCCGCCGCCCCAATGA
- a CDS encoding type II secretion system F family protein, which yields MPAFEYVAIDAGGRKQSGVITAADARLARRELRLKELLATDIRPLAEKRAGAAPAWARISEKHRVQMFRQLAALLESGMPVEQALTTAASSSPRPVQAALLRVAESVREGEPLAAAMRTAPQVFPDIARAVISAGEASGQLAAVTDRLATQMERALQTNSKIRAALVYPAFLFAMAALMVVALLVVIVPRLVSQFEVHGSELPPLTRAVIALSDAVRTGWPLIVLAIVAATFLFRQLWKSRAGRLARDAALLRLPIIGALIRDVAAARFARVFAILSTSGATVIESLNAANAAAGNAVIAEAGQAAARKIRAGGSLAAALRESGDFPPMLCHMALSGEAGRNIGGMLQRAADYLEREFETKTQTFLSLLEPVVILLLGLFIGTIVLAVMLPIIQLNTLVAQ from the coding sequence ATGCCGGCGTTTGAGTATGTCGCCATCGATGCGGGCGGCCGCAAGCAGTCCGGCGTCATCACCGCCGCGGACGCCCGTCTCGCGCGCCGGGAGTTGCGCCTCAAGGAACTGCTCGCGACCGATATCCGCCCGCTGGCCGAGAAGCGCGCCGGCGCCGCGCCCGCCTGGGCGCGTATCAGCGAGAAACACCGTGTGCAAATGTTCCGCCAGCTGGCTGCCCTGCTGGAATCCGGCATGCCGGTCGAGCAGGCGCTCACCACGGCCGCTTCTTCATCGCCGCGCCCCGTCCAGGCCGCGCTGCTCCGGGTTGCCGAAAGCGTGCGGGAAGGCGAGCCGCTCGCCGCCGCTATGCGCACTGCGCCGCAGGTCTTTCCGGACATCGCCCGCGCCGTCATTTCCGCCGGTGAGGCCTCTGGTCAACTCGCCGCCGTCACCGACCGCCTCGCCACCCAGATGGAGCGCGCGCTCCAGACCAATTCGAAGATCCGTGCCGCGCTGGTCTATCCCGCTTTCCTTTTCGCCATGGCCGCGCTCATGGTGGTCGCGCTGCTGGTTGTCATCGTGCCGCGCCTCGTCAGCCAGTTCGAAGTCCACGGCTCTGAGCTCCCGCCGCTCACCCGCGCTGTCATCGCACTGTCCGATGCCGTGCGCACGGGTTGGCCGTTGATCGTGCTGGCTATCGTCGCCGCCACCTTTCTCTTCCGCCAGCTCTGGAAAAGCCGGGCAGGGCGCCTCGCGCGCGACGCCGCCTTGCTCCGTCTACCGATCATCGGCGCGCTGATCCGCGATGTTGCCGCTGCGCGCTTCGCCCGCGTCTTCGCCATCCTGTCGACCTCCGGCGCAACCGTCATCGAATCCCTCAACGCCGCAAATGCCGCCGCCGGCAACGCGGTGATTGCCGAAGCGGGGCAGGCCGCCGCCCGCAAGATCCGGGCAGGGGGCTCGCTCGCTGCGGCCCTGCGCGAATCCGGCGACTTCCCGCCGATGCTCTGCCACATGGCGCTCAGCGGCGAGGCTGGCCGCAACATCGGCGGCATGCTGCAACGCGCCGCTGACTATCTCGAGCGCGAGTTCGAGACGAAGACCCAGACCTTCCTGTCCTTGCTGGAGCCCGTCGTGATCCTCCTGCTCGGCCTGTTCATCGGCACGATCGTCCTCGCGGTCATGCTGCCGATCATCCAGCTCAACACCCTTGTGGCCCAATAG
- a CDS encoding prepilin-type N-terminal cleavage/methylation domain-containing protein has product MMLPGRHPPSTAEAGFSLVELLVAMLVSTLVATGIVMNLDFTRAAASDPAGTLTQAAARLRQDAVTQGRILALQAGDGALHRLVWKAGEWTTDPHTPPVTLEGLRNAARSRSDVPSLVASPTGILEGAGFLVDTPSATLRLVIARDGTRLERAG; this is encoded by the coding sequence ATGATGCTTCCGGGACGCCATCCTCCGTCTACGGCAGAAGCCGGCTTCTCGCTCGTCGAGTTGCTTGTGGCGATGCTCGTCAGCACGTTGGTGGCGACCGGCATCGTGATGAATCTCGACTTCACCCGCGCCGCCGCCAGCGATCCCGCCGGCACGCTTACACAGGCCGCCGCCCGCCTGCGCCAGGACGCCGTCACGCAGGGCCGCATCCTCGCGCTGCAGGCGGGCGACGGCGCCCTCCACCGGCTCGTCTGGAAAGCTGGCGAATGGACCACCGATCCGCACACGCCGCCGGTCACGCTGGAAGGCCTGCGCAATGCCGCCCGCAGCCGCAGTGACGTCCCTTCGCTCGTCGCCTCACCCACAGGCATCCTTGAAGGGGCTGGTTTTCTGGTCGACACGCCGTCCGCAACCCTCCGCCTCGTCATTGCGCGGGATGGCACCCGGCTGGAGCGCGCCGGATGA
- a CDS encoding type II secretion system protein yields the protein MNARGFSLVEVLVALAVFAVAAISLSELAPTSVSASAHAERKLLAEIEANNLLFRAVNDPAFSETKGRSIQGKAELDWRLAVAPSPLAGLNLITVEVASAETGQVLARQSTALRSER from the coding sequence ATGAACGCGCGCGGCTTCTCCCTCGTCGAAGTGCTCGTGGCGCTGGCTGTCTTCGCCGTTGCTGCGATCTCGCTGTCAGAGCTCGCGCCCACATCGGTCTCCGCCAGCGCGCATGCCGAGCGGAAGTTGCTGGCCGAGATCGAGGCGAACAATCTCCTGTTCCGGGCCGTCAACGATCCCGCCTTTTCCGAAACGAAGGGGCGCTCGATCCAGGGCAAGGCCGAACTAGACTGGCGCCTCGCCGTTGCGCCGTCGCCGCTCGCTGGCCTCAACCTCATCACCGTCGAAGTCGCCTCGGCCGAAACCGGGCAGGTGCTTGCGCGCCAGTCCACCGCGCTCCGGAGCGAACGATGA
- the gspG gene encoding type II secretion system major pseudopilin GspG, whose amino-acid sequence MRPTIKPSLTKRRAEVGFSLIELMVVILIMGLLATTILVTLAPVGDQSRTTKAQADIASLESALEMYNLDMSRYPAPEVGLAALRQPPAGADAASYRPGGYIKRLRNDPWGNPYQYAAPGPRSASAYDLFSSGPDGQAGNADDIGNWGE is encoded by the coding sequence ATGCGCCCGACCATCAAACCGTCTCTGACCAAGCGCCGCGCCGAAGTTGGTTTCTCGCTGATCGAGCTGATGGTGGTGATCCTCATCATGGGCCTCCTCGCCACCACGATCCTCGTGACGCTTGCACCCGTCGGCGACCAGTCGCGCACCACGAAAGCGCAGGCGGACATCGCCTCCCTCGAAAGCGCGCTCGAAATGTACAATCTCGACATGTCGCGCTATCCCGCGCCGGAAGTCGGCCTTGCCGCCCTCCGTCAGCCCCCGGCCGGCGCCGACGCCGCAAGCTACCGACCCGGCGGTTACATCAAGCGCCTTCGCAACGACCCCTGGGGAAATCCCTATCAGTACGCCGCGCCCGGTCCGCGCTCCGCCTCGGCCTATGACCTGTTCTCTTCGGGCCCCGATGGTCAGGCTGGCAACGCCGACGATATCGGCAACTGGGGCGAATGA